From Chiloscyllium plagiosum isolate BGI_BamShark_2017 unplaced genomic scaffold, ASM401019v2 scaf_462, whole genome shotgun sequence, a single genomic window includes:
- the LOC122547947 gene encoding pre-mRNA-splicing factor 38-like: ERERDGEREDTHARRGEGERERERERERERRDTRDRQRDTRDRQRDTRDR, encoded by the exons gagagagagagagacggggagagGGAGGACACACACGCGAGacggggagagggagagagagagagagagagagagagagagagagagaga agagacactcgagacagacagagagacactcgagacagacagagagacactcgagacaga